The sequence ACTTTAGAATATCCTTTTGTTCCTCAAAAAAAAGATGGGAGCAAAAAAATTCTTTCTATAATTGGAAGACTTTCTGGTCCTAAAGGAGAAGTGGCTTATAAACTGCTGGAAATACTTTCACAAATGGAAAATCTTGAAATAAGACTGATTGGAGGAAAGGATATTCCTGAAAAATTTCAAAAATTCTTTAAAAATGAAAATATAAAATTTATGGGATATGTAAGTGATGTTCCTGAAAAAATAAAAGAATCTGATATTGTCATAGGAGCTGGAAGAGTAGCAGTTGAGGGTATTTTATCTGGTAAACCTGTTATAGCTATTGGTGAAGCTAAATATATTGGACTTATTACTAATAACAATTTAGCTGAAGCTCTTGCTTCAAATTTTGGTGATATAGAATTTAACAATTCTGAAAATTTTAACTGGAATCAAATAAAAGATGATATAGAATCAGCTTTCACTCTTACTGAAAAAGAATTGTCAGATTTAAGAGAGAGTATAGAAAAAGAATTTGATTTGAATATAATTACTGATAAAATTGAAAAGATATATGCCAGATTATATGTTCTTAAAAGAAAATATGATATTCCTGTAATCATGTATCATCGAGTAGTTAATGATGAGAATGAAGGGGGAGTTCATGGAACATACATTACTGCAAAGAAATTTGATGAACATATGAGATATTTGAAAGAACATGGTTATTGTCCTATAACTTTTAAAGAGCTTTTAAAGATAAACTACAGAAATAGATTTAATAATGGAAAAAAATATGTTATACTTACCTTTGATGACGGATATGAAGATAATTATAAAATTGCATTTCCCATCTTGAAAAAATATCAATTTAAGTGTATTATATATTTAGTATCACACCTAAATTACAATAAATGGGATGTTGAAGTTCCTGAGAATCCTGAAAAAGAGTTCACTCTTATGACATGGGATATGATAAAGGAAATGCAGGAATATGGTATAGAATTTGGCGGTCATACTATGACACATCAAAAACTTGCTCACATACCTTTTGAGCAGGCAAAGAAAGAAATAACTATATCTACACAATTCTTAGAAGAAAAATTAGGAGAAAAGCTTGTATGTTTTGCGTATCCTTATGGAGATCTTAATGAACAGGTTAAGGAATTTGTCAGAAATTCTGGTTACTCTTTTGCTGTGGCGACTGATTCAGGAGATTTATCATTTTCTGAAGATTTATTTCAAATCAGGAGAATTGGTATTTTTCCTACAAATAATATGTTAAGTTTTAAAAGAAAAGTACATGGAAATTATAATTTTATTAAACTTAGACGAGAACATAAATCCTCTAAGTCTTAATTTTACTGGGGAGGTTTTTCATGAAAAAAATATTTGCTTTGCTTTCTGCTTTTGTTTTATGTTCATCTCTAAGCTTGGCTCAAAGTGAAAATAAGCTTCAAATTGGTGCTGGTGTAGGTTTTACTAATCATTTTTTTAAAGGGGATTCCATTACTTATCCTATTCCTGTATTAGATATCAGATATGATGATTTTTATGTATCTGGAATAGCTATGGGATATGATATGTATAGTGAAGATGATTTTACTTTATCATTATTTCTTAATCCTTTTGACGGTTTTCCTATAAAAGGAAGCAAACTTGATCATGGATATAGAACTATTGATGAAAGAAAACCTCAAGTGGCAGTTGGAATGGTATTATCATATAATCTGAATTTTTATGATATGACTGCTGTGGTAGCTTTCTCTGGAGGAGAAAGAGGGGTAAAAGGAAGTGCTCGTATAATCAAACCTTATAAAGTTACTGATAATTTTACATTGATTCCATCATTTGGAGCAAGCATCTATTCATCTAATTATGTTGACTACTATTTTGGAATAGACAGTAATGAATTAGGTGGAAAAATAACTGATACTTATTCACCAGATACTGCTTATTCTTTAGGTCTTAGCTTAGCTGCTGAATATTATCTGAATGACAAAATAACACTTTTAGCTTTTCTGTCTGCTGATAGATTCTCTTCTGAAATTGGAGATTCTCCCATCATAGACAACAATAAACTTATTATGGTTGGAGCAGGAGTGAAATACTCATTTTAATTAAAAAGAAAAAGCTGATTCAAATAAGAAAATTTGTTTCAGCTTTTTTTATTATATATTCAATAATTTTTCAGCAACATATACTGCATTTACCGCATCTGCTGAATAATATGCTCCCATAGATACAGCTATTTCTTCAGTTAGAGGAGCACCTCCTACCATTATTTTTATATTCTCTGTTATTCCTTTATCTCTAAGATATTTGATAGTTATTTTCATAGATTCCAGTGTAGGAGACAGCATTGCAGAAAGCATTAATATGTCTGGAGAATATTTTTTAATATAATCCTCGATTTTTTCCTGTGGAACATCTACTCCCATATCTATCATTTCAAATCCGTTGCTTTCCAGCATTAATATGCAAAAGTTTTTTCCTATATCATGAAAATCTCCATGTACACTTCCTATTAATATTTTTCCTTTTTTTATCATATCTCCATCTTTAAGGTGAGGTTTCAATATTTTTATACTTTTTTCCATTATCTTTGCAGCTTCCAACACATCATACATAGTGAGAGTTTTTTCCTTAAACATTTCTCCTGCTTTAGTCATACCTTTTAATAATGAATCAGTTAATATTTCTTTAGGATCAATTCCCATGTTCAAAGCTTCTTCTGTAAGTTTTTCTATTTCATTCCCTTCACC is a genomic window of Fusobacterium sp. containing:
- a CDS encoding MipA/OmpV family protein; protein product: MKKIFALLSAFVLCSSLSLAQSENKLQIGAGVGFTNHFFKGDSITYPIPVLDIRYDDFYVSGIAMGYDMYSEDDFTLSLFLNPFDGFPIKGSKLDHGYRTIDERKPQVAVGMVLSYNLNFYDMTAVVAFSGGERGVKGSARIIKPYKVTDNFTLIPSFGASIYSSNYVDYYFGIDSNELGGKITDTYSPDTAYSLGLSLAAEYYLNDKITLLAFLSADRFSSEIGDSPIIDNNKLIMVGAGVKYSF
- a CDS encoding polysaccharide deacetylase family protein; amino-acid sequence: MNILMALSQLEVTGAEVYAVTLGDELIKRGNNVIIVSDTLTKESKAKYIKLEFNKRGFKERINQIKTLLRIIKENDIHIVHAHSRASSWSSQIACKIAGIPLVTSTHGRQPVHLSRKIFKAFGDLTIPVCENIQKHLINELGVSSKNTVVLRNPVNTLEYPFVPQKKDGSKKILSIIGRLSGPKGEVAYKLLEILSQMENLEIRLIGGKDIPEKFQKFFKNENIKFMGYVSDVPEKIKESDIVIGAGRVAVEGILSGKPVIAIGEAKYIGLITNNNLAEALASNFGDIEFNNSENFNWNQIKDDIESAFTLTEKELSDLRESIEKEFDLNIITDKIEKIYARLYVLKRKYDIPVIMYHRVVNDENEGGVHGTYITAKKFDEHMRYLKEHGYCPITFKELLKINYRNRFNNGKKYVILTFDDGYEDNYKIAFPILKKYQFKCIIYLVSHLNYNKWDVEVPENPEKEFTLMTWDMIKEMQEYGIEFGGHTMTHQKLAHIPFEQAKKEITISTQFLEEKLGEKLVCFAYPYGDLNEQVKEFVRNSGYSFAVATDSGDLSFSEDLFQIRRIGIFPTNNMLSFKRKVHGNYNFIKLRREHKSSKS
- a CDS encoding B12-binding domain-containing protein, whose product is MKDILEIISEKLINGEGNEIEKLTEEALNMGIDPKEILTDSLLKGMTKAGEMFKEKTLTMYDVLEAAKIMEKSIKILKPHLKDGDMIKKGKILIGSVHGDFHDIGKNFCILMLESNGFEMIDMGVDVPQEKIEDYIKKYSPDILMLSAMLSPTLESMKITIKYLRDKGITENIKIMVGGAPLTEEIAVSMGAYYSADAVNAVYVAEKLLNI